From a single Candidatus Bathyarchaeota archaeon genomic region:
- a CDS encoding ArgE/DapE family deacylase — translation MQVLNRVLSEAERARGEVAELCSGLVKLNSAHPEGRTDDCVAFIKEYMDRHGIYNEIRSKNPLKPNIFARVKGSSGRRILWVGHLDVVPEGKAEFWRYPPYSGKITEDGLVYGRGSSDMKGACAAAMVSARILSGLEGELPNTVEFWFTADEEIGGGDGARWLSESGQFKGDVCIIGDGTGGGYELPSIDIGCKGGARTKLIARGKTAHGSTPFLGENAIKRLIEAIPWVERIGEYRLELPAELEEPIKNSIEFLVKTEKLSEEQRLAATRAFHYPTVSCNMISGGVKINVVPDYAEAEFDIRLTPGSNASKVRDRIKMLVAEAGVPGVEVEVNVPEAVGYYESPSSPFALQLSETIERVVGKRPLFKILTGGTDAISIKRFTGIPCLGYGTSLTGKAHQPDEYVTIENLVLGIKVYSAFPLIYTG, via the coding sequence ATGCAAGTCCTTAATAGAGTTCTGTCGGAGGCTGAGAGGGCCAGGGGTGAGGTGGCCGAGCTCTGCTCAGGGCTGGTTAAGCTCAACTCAGCCCATCCAGAGGGCAGGACCGATGATTGTGTCGCCTTCATAAAAGAGTATATGGACAGACATGGGATATACAACGAGATCAGGAGCAAGAACCCCCTAAAGCCCAATATCTTCGCAAGGGTTAAGGGCTCCTCTGGTAGGAGGATCCTATGGGTTGGACATCTAGATGTCGTCCCAGAGGGGAAGGCCGAGTTCTGGAGGTATCCCCCATACAGCGGAAAGATAACCGAGGATGGACTGGTTTATGGCAGAGGGTCAAGCGATATGAAGGGGGCCTGCGCAGCCGCGATGGTCTCGGCGAGGATCCTGAGCGGGTTAGAGGGGGAACTCCCCAACACGGTTGAGTTCTGGTTCACCGCAGACGAGGAGATCGGGGGAGGGGACGGGGCAAGATGGCTATCCGAGAGTGGACAGTTCAAGGGCGACGTCTGCATCATAGGCGACGGAACAGGCGGGGGATACGAACTCCCGAGCATAGACATAGGATGCAAGGGAGGCGCCAGGACCAAGTTGATAGCGAGGGGAAAGACCGCCCACGGGAGCACACCCTTCCTCGGGGAGAACGCAATAAAGAGGCTGATAGAGGCGATCCCATGGGTTGAGAGGATCGGGGAATACAGGCTTGAACTCCCAGCCGAGTTGGAGGAGCCGATCAAGAACTCGATAGAGTTCCTAGTGAAGACTGAGAAGCTATCAGAGGAGCAGAGACTGGCCGCCACCAGGGCATTCCATTATCCCACCGTGAGCTGCAACATGATCAGTGGTGGGGTCAAGATCAACGTCGTGCCAGACTACGCGGAGGCCGAGTTCGATATTAGGCTTACACCCGGGAGCAACGCATCGAAGGTGAGGGATAGGATAAAGATGCTCGTGGCAGAGGCGGGGGTGCCGGGCGTTGAGGTCGAGGTAAATGTACCTGAGGCCGTGGGGTACTATGAATCCCCCAGCTCACCCTTCGCCCTACAACTCTCAGAGACCATTGAAAGGGTGGTGGGAAAGAGGCCCCTCTTCAAGATACTGACCGGGGGCACCGATGCCATAAGCATCAAGAGGTTCACCGGAATCCCCTGCCTCGGCTATGGAACCTCCCTCACCGGGAAGGCCCACCAGCCAGATGAGTACGTAACCATCGAGAACCTGGTCCTGGGGATCAAGGTCTACTCAGCCTTCCCCCTGATCTATACTGGATAG